From one Actinomyces sp. Marseille-P3109 genomic stretch:
- a CDS encoding phosphoglyceromutase, protein MAYTLVLLRHGESEWNAKNLFTGWVDVPLSDKGRAEAVHGGELLKETGVLPEKLFTSMLRRAIMTANLSLDAADRHWIPVERDWRLNERHYGALQGKNKKEIRDEYGEEQFMQWRRSYDVPPPVIEPGSEFSQDTDPRYAGEPIPATECLKDVLERLLPYWEGTIVPEIKTGKTVMIAAHGNSLRAIVKHLDDISDDDIAGVNIPTGIPLVYELDEETLKPLKKGGRYLDPEAEAKIAAVANQGK, encoded by the coding sequence ATGGCTTACACCCTCGTACTGCTCCGCCACGGCGAGAGCGAATGGAACGCGAAGAACCTCTTCACCGGCTGGGTCGACGTCCCGCTGTCAGACAAGGGCCGCGCCGAGGCCGTCCACGGCGGCGAGCTCCTCAAGGAGACCGGTGTCCTCCCCGAGAAGCTCTTCACCTCGATGCTCCGCCGCGCCATCATGACCGCCAACCTGTCCCTGGACGCCGCCGACCGCCACTGGATCCCGGTGGAGCGCGACTGGCGCCTCAACGAGCGTCACTACGGCGCCCTGCAGGGCAAGAACAAGAAGGAGATCCGCGACGAGTACGGGGAGGAGCAGTTCATGCAGTGGCGCCGCTCCTACGACGTGCCGCCGCCGGTCATCGAGCCCGGCTCCGAGTTCTCCCAGGACACTGACCCCCGCTACGCCGGTGAGCCCATCCCCGCCACCGAGTGCCTCAAGGACGTCCTCGAGCGCCTCCTGCCCTACTGGGAGGGCACTATCGTTCCCGAGATCAAGACCGGCAAGACCGTCATGATCGCGGCCCACGGCAACTCGCTGCGCGCCATCGTCAAGCACCTGGACGACATCTCCGACGACGACATCGCAGGCGTCAACATCCCCACGGGGATCCCGCTGGTCTATGAGCTCGACGAGGAGACCCTCAAGCCCCTCAAGAAGGGTGGCCGTTACCTCGACCCCGAGGCCGAGGCCAAGATCGCGGCGGTGGCCAACCAGGGCAAGTGA
- a CDS encoding alpha/beta hydrolase: MARHRKVHPVTTETLHRPGTKRLVAAIAALLVCAGLTACQGSPDIKASPATASATPTVPAGLESFYNQKVSWYACAKKGMDEAKSGEDTGFSCAKVKVPLDYSNPGGETIEIAVKKRAATGDSVGSLFINPGGPGGVGSLFINPGGPGGSGIELVDSVGTYFSKNLTGSYDVVGFDPRGVGSSTAIDCLSDSDLDAERAGENDPATPSTTATIERAQKMNTACESKTGTPGLLDHIDTISAARDLDVLRAVEGQQALTYLGFSYGTYLGATYAELFPANTGRLVLDGAVDPSLSAEDMTLGQAKAFEVALRAYVQECQSSKLSCPLSGDVDSGVSQIREFLESTKTAPIPTSDPQRPLTYDLALTGVLGAMYQTSLWSSLTAALTQAMDTSGSRDGSALMVITDAFASRQSDGSYSGNSTEALMPVNCLDFPVQGDDASWEQNATAVKDASPTFSAQLLYPDAYCQGWGHESSRKREKITASGAAPILVVGTTGDPATPYAWSEALAEQLETGQLLTWKGNGHTAYGRSNDCVKNAVDTYLLNGTMPDKGLTC; encoded by the coding sequence ATGGCTCGGCATCGTAAGGTTCACCCCGTGACTACCGAGACTCTTCATCGGCCCGGCACCAAGCGGCTCGTCGCGGCGATCGCCGCGCTCCTGGTGTGCGCCGGCCTGACCGCGTGCCAGGGCAGCCCGGACATCAAGGCCTCGCCGGCCACCGCGTCGGCCACGCCGACGGTCCCGGCCGGGCTGGAGAGCTTCTACAACCAGAAGGTCTCCTGGTACGCCTGCGCCAAGAAGGGCATGGACGAGGCGAAGTCCGGGGAGGACACCGGTTTCAGCTGCGCCAAGGTCAAGGTGCCGCTGGACTACAGCAACCCCGGCGGCGAGACCATCGAGATCGCGGTGAAGAAGCGGGCGGCGACCGGGGACTCGGTCGGGTCCCTGTTCATCAACCCGGGTGGGCCGGGAGGGGTCGGGTCCCTGTTCATCAACCCGGGTGGGCCGGGAGGGTCGGGCATCGAGCTGGTCGACTCCGTCGGGACGTACTTCTCCAAGAACCTCACCGGCTCCTACGACGTCGTCGGCTTCGACCCGCGCGGCGTGGGCTCCTCAACGGCGATCGACTGCCTGAGCGACTCCGATCTCGACGCCGAGCGGGCCGGCGAGAACGACCCGGCGACGCCGTCGACCACCGCCACGATAGAGCGCGCCCAGAAGATGAACACCGCCTGTGAGTCGAAGACCGGCACGCCGGGGCTCCTGGACCACATCGACACGATCAGCGCCGCCCGGGACCTCGACGTCCTGCGTGCGGTCGAAGGACAGCAGGCGCTCACCTACCTGGGCTTCTCCTACGGCACCTACCTGGGGGCGACCTACGCCGAGCTCTTCCCGGCCAACACCGGTCGCCTGGTCCTCGACGGCGCCGTCGACCCCTCCCTGAGCGCCGAGGACATGACCCTGGGCCAGGCCAAGGCCTTCGAGGTCGCGCTGCGGGCCTATGTGCAGGAGTGCCAGTCCTCCAAGCTGAGCTGCCCGCTCAGCGGAGACGTCGACTCCGGCGTCTCCCAGATCCGGGAGTTCCTGGAGTCCACCAAGACGGCGCCGATCCCGACGTCCGACCCCCAGCGGCCGCTGACCTACGACCTGGCCCTGACCGGTGTGCTGGGGGCGATGTACCAGACCAGCCTGTGGTCATCTCTCACCGCGGCCCTGACGCAGGCGATGGACACCTCGGGAAGCCGGGACGGAAGCGCGCTGATGGTGATCACCGATGCCTTCGCCTCCCGGCAGAGTGACGGCAGCTACTCCGGTAACAGCACTGAGGCCCTCATGCCGGTCAACTGCCTGGACTTCCCGGTCCAGGGGGACGACGCCTCCTGGGAGCAGAACGCGACCGCCGTCAAGGATGCCTCCCCCACCTTCAGCGCTCAACTCCTGTACCCCGATGCCTACTGCCAGGGCTGGGGCCACGAGTCGAGCCGCAAGCGCGAGAAGATCACGGCCTCCGGCGCCGCGCCGATCCTCGTGGTGGGGACGACCGGCGACCCGGCGACCCCCTACGCCTGGTCCGAGGCTCTGGCCGAGCAGCTCGAAACCGGCCAGCTTCTCACCTGGAAGGGCAACGGGCACACCGCCTACGGACGATCCAACGACTGCGTTAAGAACGCCGTGGACACCTACCTGCTCAACGGGACGATGCCCGACAAGGGACTCACCTGCTGA
- a CDS encoding alpha/beta hydrolase, translated as MLAVLSGVCLGAGTGAVPAAAAPAAGAAAAAKAAVPEGLESFYNQTVEWYDCGATGGMEESADKTGFQCAKVTVPLDYSQPEGETIEIAMKKHVATGSVRQGSLFANPGGPGDSGVEMVERNEIEFSPDLNKSYDIIGFDPRGIGESTPITCAVAGETPAGGAAQGAMGAEDPLSGSIRPDAAGVDPEPPEDTEIPAAGAAAGGAGFKALIDEITKNYKQKEADCAASTKPAGLLDHVDTVSVARDLDVLRALSGDEKLNYLGFSYGTYLGAHYAELFPANTGRMVFDGALDPSLSLGQRGAGQAQGFESSLRTYVEQCQAGLAVREGQRCPLTGDTDAGVQQIRDLITSANQSPLTTTDPNVTVDGSTVRVVVNRLLYSSEYWSLLTYALDQAITQQDGSYIQVLQGQVAADGGSGAPTFYAVSCLDIPVQGDMASWERQYQQNLQNSPTFGASLSNQDARCQAWGHNGTREPAPIHAKGAAPILVVGTTGDPATPYAWSQAMAEQLESGRLLTWEGNGHTAYGRSGTCIHSAVDGYLLNGTMPEPGATCRGNE; from the coding sequence ATGCTGGCGGTTCTGAGCGGTGTCTGTCTGGGGGCGGGGACCGGTGCGGTGCCGGCTGCTGCGGCTCCGGCAGCGGGGGCGGCTGCGGCGGCGAAGGCGGCGGTTCCCGAAGGGCTGGAGTCCTTCTACAACCAGACGGTGGAGTGGTACGACTGCGGCGCGACCGGGGGGATGGAGGAGTCCGCGGACAAGACGGGCTTTCAGTGCGCCAAGGTCACGGTGCCGCTGGACTACTCCCAACCCGAGGGCGAGACCATTGAGATCGCCATGAAGAAGCACGTGGCCACCGGCTCGGTGCGCCAGGGCAGTCTCTTCGCCAACCCCGGCGGCCCCGGGGACTCAGGGGTGGAGATGGTGGAGAGGAACGAGATCGAGTTCTCGCCCGATCTCAACAAGTCCTACGACATCATCGGCTTCGACCCGCGCGGCATCGGTGAATCGACCCCCATCACCTGCGCCGTCGCCGGTGAGACACCGGCCGGAGGAGCGGCCCAGGGAGCGATGGGAGCCGAGGATCCCCTTTCCGGCTCCATCAGACCAGACGCCGCCGGTGTCGATCCGGAGCCCCCGGAGGACACTGAGATCCCCGCTGCCGGTGCGGCGGCGGGCGGTGCCGGCTTCAAGGCACTCATCGACGAGATCACCAAGAACTACAAGCAGAAGGAGGCCGACTGCGCCGCCAGCACCAAGCCTGCAGGGCTGCTCGACCACGTGGACACGGTCTCGGTGGCCCGGGACCTCGATGTGCTGCGGGCGCTGTCCGGGGATGAGAAGCTCAACTACCTGGGCTTCTCTTACGGCACGTACCTGGGGGCCCACTACGCCGAGCTCTTCCCGGCCAACACCGGTCGTATGGTGTTCGACGGCGCCCTGGACCCCTCCCTGTCCCTGGGACAGCGAGGGGCGGGCCAGGCTCAGGGATTTGAGAGCTCGCTGCGCACCTACGTCGAGCAGTGCCAGGCCGGTCTGGCCGTCCGGGAGGGGCAGCGCTGCCCGCTCACCGGCGACACCGATGCCGGGGTTCAGCAGATTCGTGACCTCATCACCTCCGCCAACCAGTCGCCGCTGACGACCACCGACCCGAACGTGACCGTGGACGGCAGCACGGTCCGCGTCGTCGTCAACCGGCTCCTGTACTCCTCGGAGTACTGGAGCCTCCTCACCTACGCGCTCGACCAGGCCATCACCCAGCAGGACGGTTCCTACATCCAAGTGCTCCAGGGGCAGGTCGCGGCCGATGGTGGCTCGGGCGCTCCGACCTTCTACGCCGTCAGCTGCCTCGACATCCCCGTCCAGGGCGATATGGCCAGCTGGGAGAGGCAGTACCAGCAGAACCTCCAGAACTCGCCGACCTTCGGCGCCTCGCTGAGCAACCAGGACGCGCGCTGCCAGGCATGGGGGCACAACGGCACCCGCGAGCCCGCCCCCATCCACGCCAAGGGGGCCGCCCCCATCCTGGTGGTGGGCACCACCGGCGATCCGGCCACCCCCTACGCCTGGTCCCAGGCCATGGCCGAGCAGCTCGAGTCCGGCCGGCTCCTGACCTGGGAGGGCAACGGTCACACCGCATACGGGCGCTCCGGTACCTGTATCCACAGCGCCGTCGACGGCTACCTGCTCAACGGGACCATGCCGGAGCCGGGCGCCACCTGCAGGGGAAACGAGTGA
- the tmk gene encoding dTMP kinase — MTQPPPATAHPGLFISFEGGDGVGKTTQIRILADLLTAADVDHVLTREPGGTELGLEIRRLLLHGGYVAPRAEALLYAADRAHHIATRVRPALERGAVVLADRYLDSSVAYQGAARSLGPDEVRDLSLWATEGLLPDLTILLDGDPALAEQRATGRGSKDRLEREGDTFRTALREQFLTLAAAEPERFVVIDADRPVDQVADDVIEAAVAAVRRHGVRHEHGAAHQGVLVGLEAFVEAAARRSAGGPPSLSGERS, encoded by the coding sequence GTGACTCAGCCGCCCCCCGCCACGGCCCACCCCGGTCTGTTCATCTCCTTCGAGGGAGGCGACGGCGTCGGCAAGACGACGCAGATCCGCATCCTCGCCGACCTCCTGACCGCCGCCGACGTCGATCACGTCCTCACCCGTGAGCCGGGTGGCACCGAGCTCGGCCTTGAGATTCGGCGCCTTCTCCTGCACGGCGGGTACGTCGCCCCGCGCGCCGAGGCTCTCCTGTACGCCGCTGATCGAGCCCACCACATCGCCACCCGCGTGCGGCCCGCCCTCGAGCGCGGCGCCGTCGTCCTGGCCGACCGCTACCTCGACTCCTCGGTCGCCTACCAGGGGGCGGCCCGCTCGCTGGGCCCCGACGAGGTCCGCGATCTCTCCCTGTGGGCCACTGAGGGCCTCCTACCGGACCTGACCATCCTGCTCGACGGCGACCCCGCCCTGGCCGAGCAGCGCGCCACCGGCCGCGGCTCCAAGGACCGCCTCGAGCGGGAGGGCGACACCTTCCGCACCGCCCTTCGCGAGCAGTTCCTCACCCTGGCCGCCGCCGAGCCCGAGCGATTCGTCGTCATCGACGCCGACCGACCCGTCGACCAGGTGGCCGACGACGTCATCGAGGCCGCCGTCGCGGCCGTGCGTCGCCACGGTGTGCGCCACGAGCACGGCGCCGCTCACCAGGGGGTTCTTGTCGGCCTGGAGGCCTTCGTCGAGGCGGCGGCCCGCCGCAGCGCCGGGGGGCCGCCGAGCCTGTCGGGGGAGCGGTCATGA
- a CDS encoding DUF3060 domain-containing protein: MSLTTRPLNHRRAAAVVLVSLSLTGISACSVSIGGGSTDEGTAATASQEAPSTEQAAPASQSATPANSSQTPPARATAPSTPEQAAPAASTDAGAPEASAPPAAGGRPGAQATISDSDWLSDLESVDRTVSATPSMLLDKLNDEVRIEGDVENLTVSADNVTVFVDYVGLLTITGTNAEVYVKDVDRVVVKGTNADVVWAGNTPKVEDFGRNTETRQQGSKSD, encoded by the coding sequence ATGTCCCTGACCACTCGTCCCCTCAACCACCGTCGCGCCGCCGCCGTCGTCCTCGTGTCCCTGTCCCTGACCGGTATCAGCGCCTGCTCCGTCTCCATCGGCGGCGGATCCACCGACGAGGGCACCGCCGCCACCGCGAGCCAGGAGGCCCCCTCAACCGAGCAGGCCGCACCCGCCTCACAGTCCGCGACGCCGGCGAACAGCTCTCAGACCCCGCCGGCGCGGGCCACTGCGCCGAGCACCCCGGAGCAGGCCGCACCGGCTGCCTCGACCGACGCCGGCGCCCCCGAGGCCAGCGCCCCGCCCGCGGCCGGTGGCCGCCCCGGCGCTCAGGCGACCATCTCCGACAGCGACTGGCTGAGCGACCTTGAGAGCGTGGACCGGACCGTCTCGGCGACCCCGTCCATGCTCCTGGACAAGCTCAACGACGAAGTCCGTATCGAGGGCGACGTGGAGAACCTGACCGTCTCAGCGGACAACGTGACGGTCTTCGTCGACTACGTCGGCCTGCTGACCATCACCGGCACCAACGCCGAGGTCTACGTCAAGGACGTCGACCGCGTCGTCGTCAAGGGAACCAACGCGGACGTGGTCTGGGCCGGCAACACCCCGAAGGTGGAGGACTTCGGCCGCAATACCGAGACCCGCCAGCAGGGCTCTAAGAGCGACTGA
- the phoU gene encoding phosphate signaling complex protein PhoU produces the protein MRAIFNQELKQLGSDLESMANQVATAIERAAESLRQGDIVIAEQVIDADERINDLQRDIDDLCVMLLARQQPVAGDLRNVLSALRMAQTLERQGDLARHVAAIARGRYPEPPLPEPILGLILEMADLAVRAGKDVARLISTRDLELASVIQSNDAELDALHRRSFQMILDPAHDLSRQQVIDAVLMGRFLERFGDHSTSVASRVAYLVSGASMPETHDAEDADALH, from the coding sequence ATGCGCGCCATCTTCAACCAGGAGCTCAAGCAGCTGGGCTCCGACCTCGAGTCCATGGCCAACCAGGTCGCCACCGCGATCGAGCGGGCCGCGGAGTCCCTGCGCCAGGGGGACATCGTCATCGCCGAGCAGGTGATCGACGCCGACGAGCGCATCAACGACCTTCAGCGCGACATCGACGACCTGTGTGTCATGCTGCTGGCCCGCCAGCAGCCGGTGGCCGGAGACCTGCGCAACGTCCTGTCCGCGCTGCGCATGGCGCAGACCCTCGAGCGGCAGGGGGACCTGGCCCGCCACGTGGCCGCCATCGCCCGGGGCCGCTACCCCGAGCCGCCACTGCCCGAGCCGATCCTGGGACTCATCCTTGAGATGGCGGACCTGGCGGTACGCGCGGGCAAGGACGTCGCCCGGCTCATCTCGACGCGGGACCTGGAGCTGGCGAGCGTCATCCAGTCCAACGACGCCGAGCTCGACGCCCTGCACCGGCGCTCCTTCCAGATGATCCTGGACCCGGCCCACGACCTAAGCCGGCAGCAGGTCATCGACGCGGTCCTCATGGGCAGGTTCCTGGAGCGCTTCGGCGACCACTCGACCTCGGTGGCCAGCCGCGTGGCCTACCTCGTCTCGGGGGCCTCCATGCCGGAGACGCACGACGCCGAGGACGCCGACGCGCTCCACTGA
- a CDS encoding histone-like nucleoid-structuring protein Lsr2, whose amino-acid sequence MAQKTQVILVDDVDGSEANQTVTFALDGVTYEIDLNDEHAAALRESLEEWVGKARRTGGRRSSGRRRSSGPSDTQKIREWAREQGLEVSDRGRVSAEVRKAYYEVNPNN is encoded by the coding sequence ATGGCACAGAAGACTCAGGTCATCCTCGTCGACGATGTCGACGGGTCCGAGGCCAACCAGACCGTCACCTTCGCGCTTGATGGCGTGACCTATGAGATCGACCTGAACGACGAGCACGCCGCCGCTCTTCGTGAGTCCCTGGAGGAATGGGTCGGAAAGGCTCGTCGCACCGGCGGTCGTCGCAGTTCTGGTCGTCGTCGTTCCAGCGGTCCTTCCGACACTCAGAAGATTCGTGAGTGGGCCCGTGAGCAGGGTCTGGAGGTTTCTGACCGCGGTCGCGTCTCCGCTGAGGTGCGCAAGGCCTACTACGAGGTCAACCCCAACAACTGA
- a CDS encoding amino acid permease, giving the protein MTESPSSSPSTSPSPRPDSPRVPTDARSGDHVQDRGDAGYNKSLKNRHLQMIAIGGSIGTGLFMGAGGRLEEGGAGLMFAYAICGVFAFLMVRALGELAIRRPSSGAFVSYAREFLGEKGAYITGWFFFLDWSVTVMADITAVALYLHYWTTLQVVPQWVFALIALVLVFILNMLNVKMFGEAEFWFALIKVAAIVSFMVVAIVAIVLRLHTGTASDGGAITAGAHNILGNGGFFPEGFPIVFALTLGVVFAFGGTEMVGVAAGEAKDAEKILPKAINSMILRIFVFYVGSVMLLALVLPYTSYSKTESPFVTFFSGIGVPYAGDIIQVVVLTAALSSLNAGLYATGRTLRSMAVAGEAPRVAAGLNKHQVPAGGIIITSALGLLGVLLNAYLPGDAFDIVMNLAGIGIAGTWGAILVTHLAFLRRVSDGKEVRPAYRMPGAPWSNYAALAFFTIVVASNLADPAGRWTLALFAIVIIMMVAGWYAVRGRIRGDLLEEVLADEVDGSAPASPHDAVHSTHDGASPAGA; this is encoded by the coding sequence ATGACCGAGTCTCCATCCAGCTCACCCTCCACTTCGCCATCTCCGCGTCCGGATTCACCGCGGGTCCCCACCGACGCCCGCTCGGGCGATCACGTCCAGGACCGCGGCGACGCCGGTTACAACAAGTCACTGAAGAACCGCCACCTGCAGATGATCGCCATCGGCGGCTCCATCGGCACGGGTCTTTTCATGGGTGCCGGCGGCCGCCTCGAAGAAGGCGGAGCCGGCCTGATGTTCGCCTATGCCATCTGCGGGGTCTTCGCGTTTCTCATGGTGCGGGCACTGGGCGAGCTCGCCATCCGCAGGCCCTCCTCCGGAGCATTCGTCTCCTACGCCCGTGAGTTCCTCGGGGAGAAGGGTGCCTATATCACTGGATGGTTCTTCTTCCTGGACTGGTCGGTGACCGTCATGGCCGACATCACCGCAGTGGCCCTCTACCTCCACTACTGGACGACTCTGCAGGTTGTACCGCAGTGGGTCTTCGCGCTCATCGCACTCGTCCTGGTCTTCATCCTCAACATGCTGAACGTCAAGATGTTCGGAGAGGCAGAGTTCTGGTTCGCACTCATCAAGGTCGCCGCCATCGTGTCCTTCATGGTGGTGGCCATCGTCGCCATTGTTCTCAGGCTTCACACCGGAACAGCCTCCGATGGAGGGGCGATCACCGCAGGGGCTCATAACATCCTCGGAAACGGAGGCTTCTTCCCCGAAGGATTCCCGATCGTCTTCGCCCTGACCCTCGGCGTCGTCTTCGCCTTCGGTGGCACGGAGATGGTAGGAGTGGCCGCCGGAGAGGCGAAGGACGCGGAGAAAATCCTGCCCAAGGCGATCAACTCGATGATTCTTCGTATCTTCGTCTTCTACGTCGGCTCCGTCATGCTGCTGGCACTGGTCCTCCCCTACACCTCCTACTCGAAGACCGAGTCGCCTTTTGTCACCTTCTTCTCCGGTATCGGTGTTCCCTACGCCGGTGACATCATCCAGGTCGTGGTCCTCACCGCCGCGCTGTCCTCTCTCAATGCCGGCCTCTACGCCACGGGGCGCACCCTGCGCTCCATGGCGGTGGCCGGTGAGGCTCCACGGGTGGCGGCCGGCCTCAACAAGCACCAGGTTCCCGCCGGCGGCATCATCATCACCTCCGCGCTGGGACTGCTCGGCGTCCTGCTCAACGCCTACCTGCCCGGAGACGCCTTCGACATCGTCATGAACCTGGCCGGCATCGGCATCGCCGGAACCTGGGGCGCCATCCTCGTCACCCACCTCGCCTTCCTCCGGCGGGTGAGCGACGGCAAGGAGGTGCGTCCGGCCTACCGGATGCCCGGCGCCCCCTGGAGCAACTACGCCGCCCTGGCCTTCTTCACCATCGTCGTCGCCTCGAACCTGGCCGACCCGGCCGGGCGGTGGACTCTGGCACTGTTCGCCATCGTCATCATCATGATGGTGGCAGGCTGGTACGCAGTGCGGGGACGCATCCGGGGAGACCTCCTCGAGGAGGTCCTCGCCGACGAGGTGGACGGATCCGCGCCCGCCTCACCGCACGACGCCGTCCACTCAACGCATGACGGCGCCTCACCGGCAGGAGCCTGA
- a CDS encoding asparaginase — translation MRVHITYTGGTIGMVDSPRGLVPGADLEGWLGSLLRGTPLADAVSVTSLAPLIDSSNATPLSWQAIIDDLRAHAAEDPEAAFVVLHGTDTMAYTSAALSYALTDLATPVVVTGSQLPLGVLGSDAAANVTGALKAATSERLSGVSLFFGHRLLAGNRATKSSSWAFTGFESPNAAPLATTGAPWQWAAATPAGTAWEDARPYTRHDVVVVDLAPGITAQRLEALLTPLPEAVVLRAFGVGNMPSQEPGLTDVLERVIAAGTAVVVTSQCHESEVLLGHYEAGDALARSGAVGSRDMTLEAAYAKVQFLLSQGLHGSELAQWMGRSIAGELRE, via the coding sequence ATGCGCGTCCACATCACCTACACCGGAGGCACCATCGGAATGGTGGACTCCCCTCGCGGCCTCGTTCCCGGGGCCGATCTGGAGGGCTGGCTCGGCTCCCTGCTGAGGGGAACTCCGCTGGCGGACGCGGTGTCGGTGACCTCGCTGGCCCCGCTCATCGACTCCTCGAATGCCACGCCGCTGTCCTGGCAGGCGATCATCGACGACCTGCGCGCCCATGCCGCCGAGGATCCGGAGGCTGCCTTCGTGGTCCTGCACGGCACCGACACGATGGCCTACACGAGCGCCGCCCTGTCCTACGCCCTGACGGACCTGGCCACGCCCGTCGTCGTCACCGGATCCCAGCTCCCGCTGGGGGTGCTGGGATCCGACGCCGCCGCGAACGTCACCGGCGCCCTCAAGGCCGCCACCTCCGAGCGCCTCAGCGGGGTATCGCTGTTCTTCGGGCACCGGCTGCTGGCCGGGAACCGGGCGACGAAGTCCTCCTCGTGGGCCTTCACCGGTTTCGAGTCCCCCAACGCCGCCCCTCTGGCCACCACCGGCGCCCCGTGGCAGTGGGCCGCGGCGACACCGGCGGGCACGGCCTGGGAGGATGCCAGGCCCTACACTCGCCACGACGTCGTCGTGGTCGATCTGGCCCCGGGCATCACCGCACAGCGCCTGGAGGCTCTGCTGACACCGCTGCCCGAGGCCGTGGTCCTGCGGGCCTTCGGGGTGGGCAACATGCCCTCCCAGGAACCGGGGCTGACCGACGTCCTCGAGCGGGTGATCGCCGCCGGGACGGCCGTCGTCGTCACCTCCCAGTGCCACGAGTCCGAGGTGCTCCTGGGGCACTACGAGGCCGGGGACGCGCTGGCCCGCAGCGGCGCCGTGGGCAGCCGCGACATGACCCTGGAGGCCGCCTACGCCAAGGTGCAGTTCCTGCTCTCGCAGGGACTGCACGGCAGTGAGCTGGCCCAGTGGATGGGGCGCTCCATCGCCGGCGAGCTGCGCGAGTAG
- a CDS encoding DNA polymerase III subunit delta', translating to MTVWDDVVGQEAAVAAFSAAALAARETAERREAGAAGAASTGPGGSEHGGVGSAAGPLAGLAMSHAWLVTGPPGSGRSNAARAFAAALQCIGPVPGCGQCKPCRDVVAGSHPDVVRLTTEKLIITMDEVKTLIGEAQRRPWTGRWRVILVEDADRMAERTTNVLLKSIEEPPPQTVWLLCTPSADDVLPTIRSRCRLVTLRIPPAEAVAELLVRRDGADPELAVRAARASQSHIGLARHLATDAGAWDRRRRLLLAPVSLRSVGDAVLGAASLVEAAESEAKEATAERDAREKAELTRALGLESDGKIPAALRAQIRQLEEDQKRRAKRARTDVLDRAMIDLLSFYRDVLTTQMGSDVERVNLDLSDAVDQAARTTTPEQSLARIAAIEECRSRLRSNAAPLLAVEALMVQLRPQAEGR from the coding sequence ATGACCGTGTGGGACGACGTCGTCGGTCAGGAGGCCGCCGTGGCCGCCTTCAGCGCCGCGGCCCTGGCCGCCCGGGAAACGGCCGAGCGGCGTGAGGCGGGTGCCGCCGGAGCCGCCTCAACGGGACCGGGCGGCTCAGAACATGGGGGAGTGGGGTCAGCAGCGGGCCCACTGGCCGGGCTCGCGATGAGCCACGCCTGGCTCGTGACCGGCCCGCCCGGATCGGGCCGCTCGAATGCCGCCCGCGCCTTCGCCGCCGCGCTGCAGTGCATCGGCCCGGTGCCCGGCTGCGGGCAGTGCAAGCCCTGCCGCGACGTCGTGGCCGGCTCCCACCCCGACGTCGTGCGCCTGACCACCGAGAAGCTCATCATCACCATGGACGAGGTCAAGACCCTCATCGGTGAGGCCCAGCGCCGTCCCTGGACCGGCCGCTGGCGCGTCATCCTCGTCGAGGACGCCGACCGCATGGCCGAGCGCACCACCAACGTCCTGCTCAAGTCCATCGAGGAGCCGCCGCCCCAGACCGTCTGGCTGCTGTGCACCCCCAGCGCCGACGACGTCCTGCCCACCATCCGCTCGCGCTGCCGTCTGGTGACGCTGCGGATCCCGCCGGCCGAGGCCGTCGCCGAGCTCCTCGTGCGCCGCGACGGCGCCGACCCCGAGCTGGCCGTCCGGGCCGCCCGGGCCAGCCAGTCGCATATCGGACTCGCCCGGCACCTGGCCACCGACGCCGGAGCCTGGGACCGGCGTCGCCGCCTCCTGCTCGCCCCGGTCTCGCTGCGCAGCGTCGGTGACGCCGTCCTGGGCGCCGCCTCCCTGGTCGAGGCCGCCGAGTCCGAGGCCAAGGAGGCCACCGCCGAGCGCGACGCCCGAGAGAAGGCCGAGCTCACCCGTGCGCTCGGTCTGGAGAGCGACGGGAAGATCCCGGCGGCCCTGCGCGCCCAGATCCGCCAGCTCGAGGAGGACCAGAAGCGCCGTGCCAAGCGCGCCCGCACCGACGTCCTGGACCGGGCCATGATCGACCTGCTGTCCTTCTACCGCGACGTGCTCACCACCCAGATGGGCAGCGACGTCGAGCGCGTCAACCTCGATCTGTCCGACGCCGTCGACCAGGCAGCCCGCACGACGACCCCTGAGCAGTCCCTGGCGCGGATCGCCGCCATCGAGGAGTGCCGCAGCCGCCTGCGCTCCAATGCCGCCCCGCTGCTGGCCGTTGAGGCCCTCATGGTCCAGCTGCGCCCCCAGGCCGAGGGAAGGTGA